In the Caldanaerovirga acetigignens genome, AGGCGAGGAAGCCACGGCCGTTGGTGCGATTGCGGCCCTGGAAAAGGACGATATGATTACCAGCACCCACCGGGGCCACGGTCACTGCATAGCAAAAGGCGGAAAGCTTCCCCAGATGTTCGCAGAGCTTCTGGGCAAGGAAACCGGCTACTGCAGGGGAAGGGGAGGCTCCATGCACATCGCCGACATCGAAACGGGCAACCTCGGGGCCAACGGCATAGTAGGCGGCGGAATACCCATTGCAACCGGCGCCGCCCTGGCGTCCAAGATGAAAAAGGACGGCAAAGTCACTTTATGCTTTTTCGGCGACGGGGCGAACAACCAAGGAGTCTTCCACGAATCCTTGAACATTGCGTCTCTTTGGAAGCTGCCGGTGGTATATATCTGCGAAAACAACCAATACGGCATGTCTCTTGCGTTCAAAAAGTCGACGGCAGTAGAGAACGTCGCAGACAGGGCTGCGGCGTACAACATGCCCGGCGAAATCGTCGACGGAAACGATGTGGAGGCAGTCTACTTT is a window encoding:
- the pdhA gene encoding pyruvate dehydrogenase (acetyl-transferring) E1 component subunit alpha; this translates as MELTAEKKLWMYKKMYEIRCFELEVDKLFKANMIWGTCHLSVGEEATAVGAIAALEKDDMITSTHRGHGHCIAKGGKLPQMFAELLGKETGYCRGRGGSMHIADIETGNLGANGIVGGGIPIATGAALASKMKKDGKVTLCFFGDGANNQGVFHESLNIASLWKLPVVYICENNQYGMSLAFKKSTAVENVADRAAAYNMPGEIVDGNDVEAVYFAVKKAVDRARKGEGPTLVEAKTYRWLGHSKSDANVYRTKEEIEEWKKKCPIKQYRTKLIKEGIATEEELDKIEKEVERKIQEAIEYAKNSPEPFVEDIADGVYA